The Glycine soja cultivar W05 chromosome 19, ASM419377v2, whole genome shotgun sequence genomic sequence TTTGTTTGTAACATTTCTAGTGCTAAATAATTTGTTTCCTTTATTAATGATTGCACTCGAGTAACATGAATTAATCTATTTTCTCaacatatttatttcattattatagTTGAAACTTTGAGATGTTCCATGCATGCATGGTTGTTGTTCCCCTTCCCATATGCCAATTTTCCTACATATGTGAATACCAATGATGTTTTAATATTGTGACTTGTGAGTTTGCTGAGGTATCGGTGCCACATTCATTGGAACATTTTTCTTTCCGTCAAAATTTCAGTTCTAAATTTTGACATGGTTGTTGAACTTTTCAACATGTAAATGTCTACCATCTAAAagcttttttagttttattaaaaaaaatattagtaatcaGTAGAAAGTTTAATAATATAAGTATCAACAATGATAGTTTAAAAAAGTATCAATAATGATGATAtcatcctttttttaaaaaaatgttcaaaatcgtgccccaaaatcaaaattgaccAGGTTTCAAAAAAACATACATCCATATTTGAATGTGTATTTTATTGATGTTGACATTTCATTGATATTGTAAGTAAATCATGATTTCATAGACGAAGATCAGTTGCTTAACAATCTGGAAGATGAAGAGCAAGaaggcatttttttattttagcataGGAATTAACAATGTAATTATTGTAGTTATGGATAGATAATGAAATGTCTATTGCTAACATTGAAGTAAAAGAATAGATGAATGTTATTGACTTAATGGgtctaattcaattaattaagtcGCGTGTGTGATACATTATATATGGATTTTTTGGAAGATAAATACTACTAACTTTtttaacatacttttttttaattaatttttttattattggacaaaattattgaaaagaaaattattagcaACACaattgttaacattttttaatattcactctatttgattaaatttctttgaaaactataaaattaagaaagcaACTTAGTAAATGAAAAGTGGAATTCACAAGAAAAAATGTGATTTCTAATCCATTTTAATCAAGGGTAAAAGGTGTGTCCAAAAGATTAGGtgattgaatttttgtttgaatcctaataaattttttaatgttttggtCCCTAGTAAAATTGTgagtttttcattaaatatgattgaagacttttgtaaaaaataaaaataagatgtgagacttataatttttttgtgatttttaatagtCAAATTATTGGTATTTTAAAATTGGATTTGGATAGTTTATGTACTAATTAGCCAATACTTCATGACTTAATTATCATTTGCATTCCACCCGAAATATGCAACAAtatgatttaattgatttttaagtttaggaaaaggaaaaattatttattactccTTATAGTAGATAGAACgctgtaaaaaaacaaaaaagatgtaTATACTACTAACAATGTAACTTGCATAAATGTTACAGTAAAAAGATATTAACCAATAACATTTCAATAATTTAACTCGAGATCACACACTACTAGTAAGGCTAAAGAGTTTCTCAAGATccgaaaataaaatgaaccaatttgtaattattttaaattctagaTTAAAAATGTTCTTCCTTCtcattgtaatttaatttttttttgttattaaattctTTCAAGCTTGTTCCTCGAAGTAATGAGATAAATGTTAGCACTAGGATCGTATTTTTTCtaatacatttattaattttgattgaaatttattaaaaattaaaaaggtatCCCATGCTAGTAAATGCCTTTGTTCTATTTCAAATCAAAACGAAGGGAGTTCAAGTTTAAATGCACTTATTATTGACAAACTTAGGATGTTACAAGCATTTAAACATTGAATTGGAAATCAACAATTCTATAACCACCGATAAAATTTTGAAGTATGTTTGTCAATGTGAGATGGAAAAGAAGGATATGAGGAgacaaaaaaagtgaaaaaagcaCGATTCCTTCTGGGATGTTGAAACCTTAGTTATCTTCTTCTAGTATGTATTAGTAACAAATATTGAAGAGCAAGCATGCTAAACAAGTCATTTACCAAGAAGAGTGTTAGAAACACAATCTTGATGGTTGGTTAAAATATActagaaattacaaaattataagtAAGGTCTTGTTAAATAAAGACCGAGAACTacataattttgtgattttaaataaattttaactaacatTAACtagtgttagaaaaaaaaaatgtattagaaaGTGTAATGCTAGTATTTCTGTTTGAAATATTCTAAATTTTCCTATTATATTATCTTACTTCCTTTGTATAGTAtgtattaaatgtattttatatttttaagactttaaaatatatttactttttcatttaatgCTTCCTTTGTAAGGAAGTAGGAGGATTAATTAGTAGAAGAATATAACATTAGGGGGCATTTGTTCATggattatttttacattttcatgAATGTTATTCCAAGAAATATAGCATTGGAATAtcatttttgagttttttttttacaaaaatatttggtTATATTTGAACATTCCTgggaataaattttaaaatttaaaatatttaaaaaaaatcatttgtattAGACAATAAATTCTCACATTCCTATGTCAATCACTTTTCCACCCTTTCTCATGGGGAATATAAATGTTGAAAAACATGGtagaaatgaaaattataacatTTCTAGGAATTAATAATAcccaaaaatgtttttcaaaacttgtaaCAAACATGGGAATATTATATTCTCATCTCCACATTCCTAAGAATTTGATAAGATTTTGTGAAACAAACATTTCATTCCAAATTTTCTTTTACCAAAACTAACAATGCAGTTTGAATTGTAGACAAGATCTACAATCCATACTAAGTTTAAGAAAGAGAATAAAGGGCGAGCATTGTTCATGATTCATTAATTTAGCGCCTTCATTCATTTATATGTCTTGCACTGATATGTGAACATGTGCAAATTCTGGTAACTTGTCAtttgttttctccttttttgAGTGATGAAAGTATCTGAGTTTCCATTAAGCATATCATTGGTTTCATTCACTTTACAACTGCCATCATAAATCAAGCCACCTATACCTTTTTGCATGCCTCCCCAGTCATAAGCAAATCAACATTATAACCTTGAAATCCACTTTGCCTACAAATATTCCCTTATAGTACATGCCCAAACATATCTGCATCAAAAACAATTGAGATATCTAAATCATACAAGTTCTTAAGTTTCTGTGACTACCACAAGTTATGCAAATTCCTCATGTGTTTctcttttgaatttaaaaaatcagaCCATGAGGTAGATATGTAAATGACTTTACAAGTTCTTGATCATTGACTACTTAGGACATAAAGTTATGCATGAATAATGAGTAATTTTATGTGTACATAAATAtcaaaacaaacatcaaaatggTACCTTCAAATAAACCAGCTAGAATTATTGCTTCTCTTCATGAGCATTGGCTCCTTCAGTTTTGGATTTCAATTGATCAGCAGgaacaaaaatatcatattcaaCTTCTTTTTCTCCTGCCTTCTTCTTTAGATGATCATCAATGTCATTGTAATCCAATTCCTTCAAAATGGAAGGAACTCGCATACCATCCTTACCATACATTGTTCCCATTTCCATATCAAATTTATGTTTTGAGGttataaaacctttttcaaGATCTGAAGTATAGGATTCATCTTGAATATTATTCTCTATTGTAACCCATTCTCTAAAATTGACTAATTTACTTGGGATCTTAGCACAGGAAAGTTCTTTGAAGTTTGCCAATATTCCTTTTGTGAAtggattttcctttttatcataTCGGTACCGAAAATTCTCATAAGTTGTCTATTACAAAAGAACATGTCAAAAAGAGTTAGTCTAATACTACTAATATGCCACGTGGTACTTTACATGATAAGACACAAACATATGGGTCAAATTTAAAGGCAAATTACAATGAATACTAAATATGAAACCCAATTAATGTTCAaaccatatataataaaaaattctcatACAAAAATTTCATCTCTAGCTTCATTTTCATATCTTCACAACACTTTCCAAGGAAACAACAAGAACTTGTATGATATAGCAGCAACAtagttcaaagaaaacaatccCCATAATATATGGTCTAAATTTACTATTGATaactaaaagttttttttatatacattgtCAATGTAGTGAAAAATCTAAAAGGAATTTACCTTAATATCACATTGTTGAACGATGTGACTTTGGAACCATTTAACTTTATTCCTATTTTTTAGGCATGAACTGTTTAtgctttttttctatttgttagCAGCTCTCTTTCggttataatttttcataaatatgttACTTAAATCTGAATAAAATAATCCTTCTGCAATCACAATATCTCCGCTTGTTTCTTTTATCGTTTCACTTCATTTTCAGcccttatataaaaaatacaacaaattggTATCCAAAGCTCTTATCTTTGAGGGATCTATGAGTTGAAAGAAACCATAATGGAGGGAGAAACATTATACACAAGGGATCCACCACCAGTTTTTGACGATGAGAAGTACAAGTTATGGGCTGCAACGATGACTACTTATCATTAAGCGTTGGATCTTTGGGAGGCAGTAGAAGAAAACTATGATGTTCTTAAATTACCTTCAAACCCAATGGTAGCTCAAATGAAGAATCACAAAGAGAGGAAGACAAGAAAGGCTAAAAATTGCCTTTTCTGCTatgtcaaaaataaatttttaccaGAATTATGAACTTCAAGTCTACCAAAAAGATTTGGGATTATCTCAAATAATCAAGGCTATGAAAGAACCAAAGGCATGCAAGTGCTCAACTTGGCAAGAGAATTCAAGATGCAGAGCATAAAAGGGACTAAAACAATTAAAGGCTATGTTGATTGGTTGTTAAACATAGCAAATAAATTGTAACTTCTTGGGAAAGACTTTCCAGATGAAAGAATAGTGCAGAAAATTCTAGTTACTATACCTAAAAAGTATGGATCGAAGATATTGGTGTTGGAGGAGTCAAAAGACCTGTCAACCATCACCTTGGGAGAATTGATAAATGCTTTGCAGGCACGTGAGCATAGAAGAATAATGAGACAAAAGGAGCTAGTACAAGGTGCTTTTCGTATGAAAGCACAAAATTCAAGAGATGGCAAAGACAAGAAGAACAACAAATGGAAGAACAAAAAATCAGAACACTCCAACAAGCACCAAGATGAGACCTTTCCTCCATGTTCGCATTTCAAAATGACAAACCATCCTCAAGCAAGATGTTGGTGGAGGCCAAATGTCAAGTGCAAAAAATGTGGCAATATAGGACATGTAGAGCGAATCTGCAAGTTTAAACCAGAGGAGGCAAAGGTGACTACAAAGGAACAAGAAGATGAGGAGTTCAAATGATTTATGGTTAATAGTCAATGACTACACAAACCATATGACCAATGACCAGAAGCTCTTTAAAGACCTTGACAAAATCATTGTTTCCAAAGTAAATATTGGAAATGGTGATTCATCTCAGTCAAGGGAAATGGACCATGGCTATTGACAACTTGATAGGTTTGAAATATATCTCGGATGCCTTATATGTGCCTAGCATTGACCAAAATTTGCTCAATGTTGCACAACTTGTAGAAAAGGGCTACAAAGTCATATTTGAAGACAATTGGTGTTTGATCAAAGACACAAAAGGAAAAGACACATTTAGGGTGACATGAAAGCTAAAAGCCATGCTCTAAATCTGATGGACGAGGAGCAAATAGTTTTCTCAAACACAGTGTTAAACTATGGCACAAAAGACTCAAACATTTCCACCTTGTTGAACTTTGATACATGCATAAGCATGCCTTGGTGAAAGGTGTCTCAATGCTTGAAGACAAGTTGGCTGATTGTGTGGCTTGACAATATGGTAAGCTAgtcagaaaattattttcttaaatatctTGGAGAGTAATTCGAAAGTTGCAGCTGGTACATATAGATGTTGGGGGACCTTAGAGAGTATCATGCTTAAATGGTAATAAatactatattatatttatcaatgATTATACCAAATTTGTtggatttatttctttaaatccaAGATTGAGGTTGCTAATATTTTCTAGAAGTATAAAGCATTGGTAGAGAATCAAAGTGGTTGTATGTTGCAAACAATAAGGTCTGACAATGTGAAGGAATACACAAATGatgtttttgataaattttatgaaGAAGTTGGCATTGAGAGCAAACTCATTGTGCCTTACATCCTACAACAGAATAGTGtaagtgagagaaaaaatagaagcaTCATGGAAGAACCTGGAGTAGAGATGTCAACCACAAAATGGAAAATTTCTTGGGAGTAAAGATGTCAAATTCATGGAAGATCAGCAATGGAGTTGGGGGGAACCAATAAAGACGAACCTGCCAAAAGCCCCACAATTCTTTGATGATAATGTAGATGACATTCATGTTAGAGGTACAAGATCTTTATCTGAGATTTATCAAAGGAGTAATGTTGTTTATCttagaacttgtaaaatttgaaaaagctAAGAAGGATGAAAAGTGGGTAAATGCTATGAAGGAAGAGTtaaagatgataaaaaaatgaaacttaggaGCTAGTGGATAGACCTCAACACAAGCAACTTATAAGAGTCAAATGGGTTTATAGAACCAAACTCAATTCGAATAgttctataaataaatacaaggcCAAGTTGGTGGTGAAAGGCTCATCTCAGATGTTTGGAAAGAGTTTTTTAGAAATGTTTGCTCCGGTTACACACCTTGATACAATTAGAATTCTACTTGCCTTGATTGTGCATAAAGGATGGAAAACTTATATTTTAGATGTAAAATCTGTGTTTCTAAATGGTTACTTATAGGAGGAGATTTATGAAGATTAGCCTGAAGGGTTTTAAGTTAAAGGGGAGGAGGAGAAAGTTACAAGTTGAAAAAGGCGTTATATGGTCTTAAACAGGCTCTTAGGGCTTGGTATAGCAAGACAAAAATGACCATTTTCAAGATCTTGGATTTGTCAAAAGTCCTAGTGAAGCTACATTATATGTGAAATTGGTTGATGctaatttaatcataatttctATCTATGTTGATGACCTCCTTATGACAGGCACGAATGAAAAACTAATAATGGAGTTTAAAGTTGAAATGCTCCAAGTGCATGAGATGGAAGATCTTGGTTTGATGTACTTTTTATGggatgaaagtaaaaaaagatcATGATGGAGTCTTTATATGCCAAAAGAAGTATACAAAGGAGATACTTAAAAAGTTCTGAATGGAGTATTGCAAAAGTATTACCACTCCAATGAATCAAATGGAAAATTTTAGCAAAGCTGATAGACCTGATAAAGTTGATGAAATGCATCacagaagcatgattgattgCTTAATGTATCTTACTGCAACTAGACCTGACATTTTGTTTGCATTAAGTATACTTTCAAGGTTCATGCATTGTGCTAGTGAAGTACATTTGCAAGTTGCCAAATGAGTTGTTAGATATATTAAGGGCACTTTAGACTATGGTGTGATGTACTCtcattctcataattttaagcTTCATGGATACTCTGATAATGACTAGTTAGGTTGTGTTTATGACATGAGAAACACCTTTGATTATTGTTTTACTTTGGTTTTCTAGAGTTTTTTCTTGGTGTTCCAAAAAGCAAGAAGTTATAGCTCAATCAAATGCAAAAGCAtgcatttgttgttgttgtagtgAATCAGACTCTTTGGATCAAAAACATCATGACAAATTTGCATATGGAACAAGGAGAGAGAACACAAATGTTTGTGAACAACCAGACTCCAATCTCAATTGCCAATGATCCAATATTTCATGGCAAAACAAAGCATTTCAAGATTAGGTTTTTTCTTCTAAGAGAGGTTCAAAGGGGAGGAGAAGTAAAGCTATTGTACGGCAAAACAGAGAATTAAAGTGTTGACATTCTAACCAAGGCACTTTCAAAAGCCAGATTTGAATACATGAGACCAAAGCTTGGAGTCTTGAGTTTCAAAgtcaaggaggagtgttgaacAATGTGATTGTTGGAACCATTTAACAAACTACAGAAGATCATatttttatgctattttttaggaaaataacAGTCATGTTGACGGATAGGATGAAactgttttattcttttttttttggcataattagtttattgttttttctatttgttagccactttcttttaagttaaaatgttttgtaaataagtttcttatatcttaataaaataagtctTATGGAGTCACAATATCCCCGTTTATTTCTTTTATCGATACACTTCATTTTCAGTCCCTATAAACAAAAACTTCACACATCATACTAATGAATAGAAGGATGTGTATAAATCAAACTCTATAACCAACAACCAATTCTAAACTTTCctaataatgaattaattataactaaaaattcCACAAATACGTACAAAAAGAAACCAACTCGTAGAGGTTTTATTTTATagacaaatattaattgttagtttatttatttttttatcaacggGGAGGATTGAACCCACAACACCTTTCCCTCATAGAAGTTGGAATTATAATTAATGTTCATCCATAGCTTATAGAAGTAGATAATGTAgagcattaaaaaaaacattatacctGATTAGTcgaaatcaaataaagatggaaaactgttagccCTCCCACAAACCAAACAGCTATGAAGCAATATACAATGAGAGTAACTGATAGGACATCGTGTGATATGTTGACCCACAATCTACCTTCTTGTCGAAGAAGGTTAACCCAGGAAAATGAAAACACGTATATACACAACAAGGTTGATGATGATATGAACAATATGAAGAATGGGTAGTTACGCTGAACAAACATGAAGACAAGGAAGAAAGTTAGGTTCTGTTGAAGATAAGAGAAATGTGAAGTTCACTATCTATTGCGTAAATGGGTTAAATATAGTAAAACACATACATAAATTTATCAATATGTAAAAGtgtaaagaagaaaaacaaaaaggactTTTCTAATCATATGTTAATTAAGGGACACTAGTCTGCCCATGTGCATTGAAGCAATGAAACTATCTTAATACTACAactaaattgaaaacaaaatgtaCAACATTGTAATGTCTTTgatgttttaatatatttttcactaTATGAAAAATGAGATAAATGCAAGCAATTTATATTTCGATAGcattataaaaatcatttactATTAatgcattctaattaaattcaacaaataatatataattaggatttaatttaaatatattgataatataaaaaaattatattattatttaattatgaattatcatatataataagattattgatttttataataactatttaaaaaaaatatttataaaaaatatttatattgatttgaaattttgataacattaaaaaatttaaactaaaagtCCATACAAATTAAActctataatataataattaagaataacTTATACTTACTGATCCAATACATTGACCAACCCAAGGACAATGATGATCAAACTTCTGAACACAATTATTGCAAATGGAGCAATGGGAAGCACGTGGTGGACGATATAACAAGCAAGTATCACAAAATTTCACCTTCACTGTGTGGCCATTGACTAACACATCTTTCACTCTGGGCAACTTAAGATTAGGGGCCCTATTATTTACCCATTCCATGGATGGTGTGTTTATGTCTAATGGTTCATCTAATTCAGGTGGGTGAGCATTTCTGGGAATAATTCCTGGATCTCTACCAGATGtcatgaagagaaaaataaaatcctgTCGCAACCAATGAAATTTGTCATGTTAAGAATATCATCACCATGCCAAATACTCattattgaaaagaaaacatTTCAACTTTACCAACCAAAACTGTGAGAATCACTGCTCCAATTAGTACAGGGTTGCTAAAGTGAGGGTCTTCTTCCTTTAGTGATACTAACATTCTTATGCAAAATGTTATTGCAGGACCTCCAATCAAGAATGATGTTAGAAACAGAGATGATGCATCCTGACCAAAAACTAATCTTCCACCACATAGAAATTTCTGACATAAAGAAAaggtttataaaaaattagtttatataaaCACTACACTTAACCTTTATATATAGTCTAAGGCCCTATAGACTGGTTCCTAAATAAACAACTCAAGGAACTTTAATATAATCAGTGTTCAAAACACTTCTACCTACTTCCAAAGAACTTTAACATAGAAAATGGTTTGAGCATTCAAGGAACAATTTTTGGATAATATTTGGATGTTCATCAATCTCTCAAACACCAAAAACAAACATCTTGCACTAATCCAAATCtactaaaaaaacagaaaattctCTCTCTTAATTCTACTCATGAACAACAAAGTAACCTTAAGGGAATTGCTCCACTCAcccataaaaactaaaaattctaaaaaataagggcacaaatataattttttatattttatcaagcaacacatattaattttatcaagtaACACCATCTTCATTTCAATCATCGTAAGATCTCATTTTTCACCCTTAGAGCATCAAATATCTCACATAAAACTTGTAACATCCAATAAACTAAACAAAACACGAAAAtggttaaaacaaatatttcttttttcattctccCCAACAATTAATCTTTCTTTGTCAAACATCTGCACCAAAACCAATATGTTTTGTGAAACCAATACgacaaaagtttttattttgatcaaagaaaaacattaagTGACACAAATACTAAAAAGGGTGTatgaaaatttcaaggaaacaacaaaacaacaaggggaaaaaaaaagtatacattGTTTCCTTTCCAAACACGGTAGACCCTTTGTTTAACATTGGAAGATTCCATTGAGACGATCCTGGAAGGGGAGGGAGAGGCCAAGTTGTTATTTTGGAGGTAGGAGTTGTTGGTGAACATAATGGCATACGATAATATTGAGtctctgttgttgttgttgctgcaatGATCACCTTTGTTGTTGGCAAAAACCCACGTGCATGTGTTGCATGCGTTGTATTGACTTAAGATTTTTGCTTCTTcgtgtgatttttaattattattgtccCTCACCGCGAGATCAATTGGCCGTGGTAGGGGAACAACAAGAAGGGAATTAAATTTCCCTTCTAAAGTTCCTTCCCTTTCTTTCTCACAAACTCATTTTCCCACACCCCTTGACCTCTCTCTCTccatctctctctcttctccccCATGAAAACAGCATTGCTCTAaccaattttcaaatttcaccGGTCTTTTCTCAGGTACTAACTATTTTAGAAAAGAACATAGCTAAATCCTATATATATggtaagaaattatttttgagTAAGTGGGAATGACTTggcattatttttcttatcacttGCATTCGAAAATCTTACCACTCTTGCATCATTACAAAACCTCAACCCCTAGTTGaacatcataatttttttgttattcattTGAGTCCCCCGTCTTGAGCAATCAaatgtttagtattttttttattaagtaacTAATCATTAATCAATTATTCTTGCATTCGCACGAGTCACATTTGGCGATAGGATGGACTTAGGAGATCCAAATAGATGGCTTTTATAAAATAGGTAAAGacattatcattttaatgttattttttattttaattttctgaaATACTAAATGATAACACATGCATGATTATCA encodes the following:
- the LOC114399990 gene encoding probable protein S-acyltransferase 1 → MFTNNSYLQNNNLASPSPSRIVSMESSNVKQRVYRVWKGNNKFLCGGRLVFGQDASSLFLTSFLIGGPAITFCIRMLVSLKEEDPHFSNPVLIGAVILTVLDFIFLFMTSGRDPGIIPRNAHPPELDEPLDINTPSMEWVNNRAPNLKLPRVKDVLVNGHTVKVKFCDTCLLYRPPRASHCSICNNCVQKFDHHCPWVGQCIGSRNYPFFILFISSSTLLCIYVFSFSWVNLLRQEGRLWVNISHDVLSVTLIVYCFIAVWFVGGLTVFHLYLISTNQTTYENFRYRYDKKENPFTKGILANFKELSCAKIPSKLVNFREWVTIENNIQDESYTSDLEKGFITSKHKFDMEMGTMYGKDGMRVPSILKELDYNDIDDHLKKKAGEKEVEYDIFVPADQLKSKTEGANAHEEKQ